One Felis catus isolate Fca126 chromosome D3, F.catus_Fca126_mat1.0, whole genome shotgun sequence DNA segment encodes these proteins:
- the CETN1 gene encoding centrin-1: MASSFKKPNVASTSQKRKVGPKPELTEDQKQEVREAFDLFDADGSGTIDVKELKVAMRALGFEPRKEEMKKMISEVDKEGTGKISFNDFLAVMTQKMAEKDTKEEILKAFRLFDDDETGKISFKNLKRVANELGENLTDEELQEMIDEADRDGDGEVNEEEFLRIMKKTNLY; encoded by the coding sequence ATGGCTTCCAGCTTTAAGAAGCCAAATGTGGCCTCTACCAGCCAGAAAAGAAAAGTGGGTCCTAAGCCTGAACTCACTGAAGATCAGAAGCAAGAAGTTCGTGAAGCATTTGACCTCTTCGATGCTGACGGAAGTGGGACCATCGATGTGAAGGAGCTGAAGGTGGCCATGAGAGCACTGGGCTTTGAGCCCAGGAAGGAGGAGATGAAGAAGATGATCTCCGAAGTGGACAAGGAAGGCACAGGGAAAATCAGTTTCAATGACTTTTTGGCCGTGATGACTCAGAAGATGGCCGAGAAAGAcaccaaagaagaaatcctgAAGGCTTTCAGGCTCTTTGATGACGATGAAACTGGGAAGATCTCTTTCAAAAACCTAAAGCGCGTGGCCAACGAGTTAGGGGAAAACCTCACCGACGAGGAGCTGCAGGAAATGATAGACGAAGCCGATCGGGATGGAGATGGCGAAGTGAACGAGGAAGAGTTTCTTCGGATCATGAAGAAGACCAACCTATATTAA